A section of the Pseudomonas prosekii genome encodes:
- a CDS encoding C40 family peptidase: MLNRFAPLVPLALVTLLFGCASHTPVVEQAPQQQVKSSVTAQSSARYQEPLFLEETATEKELATFADGKSYQLPVLADSILERGMSLIGTRYRFGGTSESGFDCSGFIGYLFREEAGMNLPRSTREMINVDAPLVSRNNLKPGDLLFFATNGRRGRVSHAGIYLGDDQFIHSSSRKSGGVRVDSLGDSYWSKTFIEAKRALAMAPTVVTARK, translated from the coding sequence ATGCTAAATCGCTTCGCACCCCTCGTGCCTCTCGCACTCGTCACCCTGTTGTTCGGTTGCGCCAGCCACACCCCAGTGGTTGAACAAGCCCCGCAGCAGCAGGTTAAAAGCTCTGTTACCGCCCAATCTTCGGCTCGTTATCAAGAGCCTTTGTTCCTCGAAGAAACGGCCACCGAAAAAGAACTGGCGACCTTTGCCGACGGCAAGTCGTACCAGCTTCCGGTCCTTGCTGACAGCATCCTCGAACGCGGCATGTCCCTGATCGGTACTCGTTACCGTTTCGGCGGTACCTCTGAGTCCGGTTTCGACTGCAGCGGTTTCATCGGTTATCTGTTTCGTGAAGAGGCCGGCATGAATCTGCCGCGCTCCACTCGCGAAATGATCAACGTGGACGCGCCGCTGGTTTCGCGCAACAATCTGAAACCTGGTGATTTGCTGTTCTTCGCCACCAATGGTCGTCGCGGTCGTGTCAGTCACGCCGGGATCTACCTCGGTGATGACCAGTTCATCCACTCCAGCAGCCGCAAAAGCGGTGGCGTACGAGTCGATAGCCTGGGCGACAGCTACTGGAGCAAAACCTTCATCGAAGCCAAGCGCGCACTCGCGATGGCACCGACTGTGGTCACCGCTCGAAAGTAA
- the purN gene encoding phosphoribosylglycinamide formyltransferase codes for MSATCDVVVLLSGTGSNLQALIDSTRTGDSPVRIAAVISNRADAFGLQRARDAGIATRSLDHKAFEGREAFDAALIELIDAFNPKLVVLAGFMRILSADFVRHYAGRLLNIHPSLLPKYKGLHTHQRALEAGDAEHGCSVHFVTEELDGGPLVVQAVIPVELHDSPQSLAQRVHVQEHLIYPLAVRWFAEGRLALGEHGALLDGQLLAASGHLIRT; via the coding sequence ATGTCCGCCACGTGTGATGTGGTGGTGCTGCTGTCCGGCACCGGCAGTAACTTGCAGGCCTTGATCGACAGCACGCGGACCGGCGACAGCCCGGTCCGCATCGCTGCGGTGATTTCCAACCGCGCCGACGCCTTCGGCCTGCAACGCGCCAGAGATGCGGGGATTGCCACCCGCTCGCTGGATCACAAGGCTTTCGAGGGCCGCGAGGCCTTCGATGCCGCGCTGATCGAACTGATCGACGCCTTCAACCCCAAACTCGTGGTACTCGCCGGATTCATGCGCATTCTCAGCGCTGACTTCGTGCGTCACTACGCGGGTCGCCTGCTCAATATCCATCCTTCGCTGCTGCCCAAATACAAAGGGTTACACACTCACCAGCGCGCGCTGGAGGCCGGAGACGCCGAGCACGGCTGCTCTGTGCATTTCGTCACCGAGGAACTCGATGGCGGACCTCTGGTCGTACAGGCAGTAATACCGGTAGAGTTGCACGATTCGCCGCAGAGTCTGGCGCAGCGGGTTCATGTTCAGGAACACCTGATCTACCCGCTGGCCGTACGCTGGTTTGCCGAGGGTCGTCTGGCCCTCGGTGAACACGGTGCCTTACTGGATGGACAGTTACTCGCGGCCAGCGGCCACTTGATTCGTACCTAG
- the purM gene encoding phosphoribosylformylglycinamidine cyclo-ligase, whose translation MSKQPSLSYKDAGVDIDAGEALVERIKSVAKRTARPEVMGGLGGFGALCEIPAGYKQPVLVSGTDGVGTKLRLALNLNKHDSIGIDLVAMCVNDLVVCGAEPLFFLDYYATGKLNVETATQVVTGIGAGCELSGCSLVGGETAEMPGMYEGEDYDLAGFCVGVVEKSEIIDGSKVAAGDALLALPSSGPHSNGYSLIRKIIEVSGADIENIQLDGKPLTDLLMAPTRIYVKPLLKLIKDTGAVKAMAHITGGGLLDNIPRVLPKGAQAVVDVASWTRPAVFDWLQEQGNVDENEMHRVLNCGVGMVICVGQEHVETALNVLREAGEQPWVIGQISTAAEGAAQVVLNNLKAH comes from the coding sequence ATGAGCAAGCAACCCTCCCTGAGCTACAAGGACGCCGGTGTAGACATCGACGCCGGTGAAGCATTGGTCGAACGCATCAAGAGCGTCGCCAAGCGCACTGCGCGCCCGGAAGTCATGGGCGGCCTGGGCGGTTTCGGCGCCCTCTGCGAAATCCCGGCCGGCTACAAGCAGCCTGTGCTGGTTTCCGGTACTGACGGCGTCGGCACCAAGCTGCGCCTGGCCTTGAACCTGAACAAGCACGACAGCATCGGCATCGACCTGGTCGCCATGTGCGTCAACGACCTGGTGGTGTGCGGCGCCGAGCCGCTGTTCTTCCTTGATTACTACGCCACCGGCAAGCTCAATGTCGAAACCGCGACCCAGGTCGTGACCGGCATCGGCGCTGGCTGCGAACTGTCTGGCTGCTCGCTGGTTGGCGGCGAAACCGCAGAAATGCCTGGCATGTACGAAGGCGAAGACTACGACCTGGCCGGTTTCTGCGTCGGCGTTGTGGAAAAATCCGAAATCATCGACGGTTCGAAAGTCGCTGCCGGTGACGCCCTGCTCGCCCTGCCATCGTCCGGTCCGCACTCCAACGGCTACTCGCTGATCCGCAAGATCATCGAAGTGTCCGGTGCCGACATCGAAAACATCCAGCTCGACGGCAAACCGCTGACCGACCTGCTGATGGCTCCGACCCGCATCTACGTGAAGCCGCTGCTCAAGCTGATCAAAGACACCGGCGCGGTCAAAGCCATGGCCCACATCACCGGCGGCGGCCTGCTCGACAACATCCCGCGCGTTCTGCCAAAAGGCGCACAAGCAGTGGTTGACGTCGCAAGCTGGACTCGCCCGGCCGTGTTCGACTGGCTGCAAGAGCAAGGCAACGTTGACGAAAACGAAATGCACCGCGTGCTCAACTGCGGCGTCGGCATGGTCATCTGTGTTGGCCAGGAACACGTCGAAACCGCGCTGAACGTGCTGCGCGAAGCCGGCGAGCAGCCTTGGGTCATCGGCCAGATCTCCACCGCTGCCGAAGGCGCGGCGCAGGTCGTACTGAATAACCTTAAGGCCCACTGA
- the hda gene encoding DnaA regulatory inactivator Hda, with product MKPIQLPLGVRLRDDATFINYYPGANAAALGYVERLCEADAGWTESLIYLWGKDGVGRTHLLQAACLRFEQMGEPAVYLPLAELLDRGIEILDNLEQYELVCLDDLQAVAGRADWEEALFHLFNRLRDSGRRLLIAASTSPRELPVKLADLKSRLTLALIFQMRPLSDEDKLRALQLRASRRGLHLTDEVGHFILTRGTRSMSALFELLERLDQASLQAQRKLTIPFLKETLGW from the coding sequence ATGAAACCGATTCAGCTGCCCCTAGGTGTGCGTCTGCGTGACGACGCTACCTTTATCAATTACTACCCAGGCGCCAATGCCGCTGCACTCGGCTATGTGGAGCGGCTATGCGAAGCCGACGCCGGCTGGACCGAAAGCCTGATTTATCTCTGGGGCAAGGACGGGGTAGGGCGCACGCATTTGTTGCAAGCCGCGTGTCTGCGTTTCGAGCAGATGGGCGAGCCCGCCGTGTATCTGCCGCTGGCCGAGTTGCTGGATCGCGGCATCGAAATCCTCGACAACCTCGAACAATACGAACTGGTGTGCCTGGATGATCTGCAAGCCGTGGCCGGCCGCGCGGATTGGGAAGAGGCGCTGTTTCACCTGTTCAATCGTCTGCGTGACAGCGGCCGGCGTTTGCTGATTGCCGCCTCGACCTCGCCGCGTGAATTGCCGGTGAAGCTCGCGGATCTGAAATCGCGCCTGACCCTGGCACTGATTTTCCAGATGCGCCCGTTGTCCGATGAAGACAAACTGCGCGCCCTGCAATTGCGCGCATCGCGTCGCGGCTTGCACCTGACGGACGAAGTCGGGCATTTCATCCTGACGCGCGGCACGCGCAGCATGAGCGCGTTGTTCGAGCTGTTGGAACGCCTCGATCAGGCCTCGCTTCAGGCCCAGCGCAAGCTGACCATTCCCTTCTTGAAAGAAACCCTTGGCTGGTAG
- a CDS encoding DUF2066 domain-containing protein, whose amino-acid sequence MRFFSKSLFVAGCLSLVSLASHAENVKGLYQVRQPVSSQSPEVRDQATQEALDTLVLRLTGDPKAVQNPGLAAIRKDPQQIISQYGFDAGPPEVLKVDFDPATTEAALRRAGLSLWGANRPSILGWWLNDSTEGSSLVGDGQSSAAPLRRAAQHRGLPLRLPLADLSEQLVATAPNLEGNDAAPLRDASERYNADALLAVHAHEEGGQWQAKWHLWLGDQKEAGNVQGADQAAVADAVMLAISQRLAPRFVVKPGVAGEQLLEVQGMSLERYAALGRLLDPFGARLQSVEGDRILYRVNGSVEQLRSQLSLAKLQEVPAGEAPAPVVPVQPVADGSAPVAAPAPVPAPVPSLRFRW is encoded by the coding sequence ATGCGTTTTTTTTCTAAATCCCTGTTTGTCGCCGGCTGTTTGTCACTGGTCAGCCTGGCGAGTCATGCCGAAAACGTCAAAGGCCTGTATCAGGTCCGCCAGCCCGTCAGCAGCCAGAGTCCCGAGGTCCGTGATCAAGCGACCCAGGAAGCGCTGGACACATTGGTGCTGCGCCTGACCGGCGATCCTAAAGCTGTACAGAATCCGGGGCTGGCGGCGATCCGCAAAGACCCGCAACAGATCATCAGCCAATACGGTTTTGATGCCGGGCCACCGGAAGTGCTGAAAGTCGACTTCGACCCGGCGACCACCGAAGCGGCGCTGCGCCGTGCCGGGTTGTCGCTGTGGGGCGCCAATCGCCCGTCGATCCTTGGCTGGTGGTTGAATGATTCCACCGAGGGTTCGAGCCTGGTCGGTGATGGTCAGTCCAGCGCCGCGCCACTGCGCCGCGCCGCGCAACATCGTGGTTTGCCATTGCGCTTGCCGCTGGCCGACCTGAGTGAACAATTGGTCGCGACTGCGCCAAATCTGGAAGGTAACGATGCAGCGCCGTTGCGCGATGCCTCGGAACGTTACAACGCCGACGCCTTGCTCGCCGTGCACGCCCATGAAGAGGGCGGGCAATGGCAGGCCAAATGGCATTTGTGGCTGGGTGATCAAAAAGAAGCGGGCAATGTGCAGGGCGCGGATCAAGCCGCCGTCGCCGATGCGGTGATGCTGGCGATCAGTCAGCGTCTGGCGCCACGCTTTGTGGTCAAGCCGGGCGTTGCGGGCGAACAGTTGCTGGAAGTGCAAGGCATGAGTCTGGAGCGCTACGCGGCGCTGGGGCGTTTGCTCGATCCGTTCGGCGCGCGTCTGCAAAGCGTCGAGGGCGACCGGATTCTGTATCGGGTCAATGGCAGCGTCGAGCAACTGCGCTCGCAATTGTCGTTGGCGAAGTTGCAGGAGGTTCCGGCAGGTGAGGCTCCGGCGCCAGTGGTACCGGTTCAGCCGGTGGCGGACGGGTCGGCGCCAGTGGCAGCGCCCGCGCCGGTTCCTGCCCCGGTGCCGAGCTTGCGATTCCGTTGGTAG
- a CDS encoding DUF3108 domain-containing protein, which translates to MRRALLFACALFALPLAQAADLQPFSASYTADWKQLPMSGTAERSLTKEANGVWKLSFKASMMIASLSEESTLTLDKDTLLPQSYHFERGGLGKAKKADLDFDWATKMVTGTDRGDAVKIPLNRGMVDKSTYQLALQHDVAAGKKSMSYQVVDDGEIDTYDFRVLGAEKVETKAGQIDAIKVERVRDPTQSKRITVMWFAKDWDYLLVRLQQVETDGKEYNIMLLDGTVNGKAVKGN; encoded by the coding sequence ATGCGTCGCGCCCTGCTCTTCGCTTGCGCTTTGTTTGCACTGCCTCTGGCACAGGCGGCAGACCTTCAACCGTTCTCCGCCAGCTACACCGCCGACTGGAAACAGCTGCCCATGAGCGGCACCGCCGAACGCAGCCTGACCAAGGAAGCCAACGGCGTCTGGAAACTCAGCTTCAAGGCGTCGATGATGATCGCCAGCCTGAGCGAAGAAAGCACCCTGACCCTGGACAAAGACACGCTGCTGCCACAGTCCTACCACTTCGAACGTGGCGGTCTGGGCAAAGCGAAAAAGGCTGATCTGGACTTCGACTGGGCGACCAAAATGGTCACCGGCACCGATCGTGGCGACGCGGTCAAGATCCCGCTGAACCGCGGCATGGTCGACAAATCCACTTACCAGTTGGCGCTGCAACATGACGTCGCCGCCGGTAAGAAAAGCATGAGCTATCAGGTCGTCGATGACGGCGAGATCGATACTTATGACTTCCGCGTGCTGGGTGCGGAAAAAGTCGAGACCAAGGCTGGCCAGATCGATGCAATCAAAGTCGAGCGCGTACGCGACCCGACGCAAAGCAAGCGCATCACCGTGATGTGGTTTGCGAAAGACTGGGATTACCTGCTGGTCCGCCTGCAACAAGTTGAAACCGACGGCAAGGAGTACAACATCATGCTCCTCGACGGCACGGTCAACGGCAAGGCTGTCAAAGGCAACTGA
- a CDS encoding AI-2E family transporter gives MADTRRWFWLGGVVLLCVFVWLLHPILTPFLVALLLAYLFDPLVDRLEKAGLSRTWGVVAVFALFTLIFTTLLLVLVPMLAKQLFRLYELTPQILDWLQHTALPWAQSKFGLSDNFWKFDKVKAAISEHMGQTTDIVGVVLSQATASGLALIGLLANLVLIPVVSFYLLRDWDLMMAKIRSLLPRDREERVVHLAGECHEVLGAFVRGQLLVMVALGVIYAAGLMAIGLELGLLIGLIAGLAAIVPYMGFVIGIGAALIAGLFQFGGDLYPMIGIVAVFMVGQALEGMVLTPLLVGDRIGLHPVAVIFAILAGGELFGFTGVLLALPVAAVIMVLVRHMHDLYKDSEIYSGADDPEL, from the coding sequence ATGGCCGATACGCGGCGTTGGTTCTGGTTGGGTGGGGTTGTACTGCTCTGCGTGTTTGTCTGGCTGTTGCATCCGATTCTGACGCCGTTCCTGGTGGCGCTGCTGTTGGCTTATCTGTTCGATCCGCTGGTGGATCGGCTGGAGAAAGCCGGGCTGTCACGGACGTGGGGCGTTGTCGCGGTGTTTGCGCTGTTTACGTTGATCTTCACCACATTGCTGTTGGTGCTGGTGCCGATGCTCGCCAAGCAGTTATTCCGCTTGTACGAGCTGACGCCGCAAATCCTCGATTGGCTGCAACACACCGCGTTGCCGTGGGCGCAGTCGAAATTTGGTCTGTCGGATAACTTCTGGAAGTTCGACAAGGTCAAAGCCGCGATCAGCGAACACATGGGCCAGACCACTGATATCGTCGGTGTCGTGCTCAGTCAGGCGACGGCGTCCGGGCTGGCATTGATCGGCTTGTTGGCCAATCTGGTGCTGATCCCGGTAGTCAGCTTCTACTTGCTGCGCGACTGGGACCTGATGATGGCGAAAATCCGCAGCCTGCTGCCGCGCGACCGTGAAGAGCGCGTGGTGCACTTGGCCGGCGAATGCCATGAAGTGCTCGGCGCGTTCGTGCGCGGGCAGTTGCTGGTAATGGTTGCGCTCGGCGTGATCTATGCGGCGGGCCTGATGGCGATCGGCCTGGAGCTGGGGTTGTTGATCGGCCTGATCGCCGGTCTGGCGGCAATTGTGCCGTACATGGGTTTTGTCATCGGCATCGGCGCGGCGTTGATTGCCGGGCTGTTCCAGTTCGGCGGCGACCTGTACCCGATGATCGGCATCGTCGCGGTGTTCATGGTCGGGCAAGCGCTGGAAGGCATGGTGCTCACGCCTCTGCTGGTCGGCGATCGTATTGGCCTGCACCCGGTAGCGGTGATCTTCGCGATCCTTGCTGGCGGCGAGCTGTTCGGTTTCACCGGCGTGCTGCTGGCGTTGCCAGTGGCGGCAGTGATCATGGTGCTGGTGCGCCATATGCATGATTTGTATAAAGATTCTGAAATCTACAGCGGCGCCGATGACCCCGAGCTTTAG